In Helicoverpa zea isolate HzStark_Cry1AcR chromosome 7, ilHelZeax1.1, whole genome shotgun sequence, the genomic window AATGATCTCTATTTTTCCCGAATTCCATAGATTTTTCTGGATAAGGGTTGGCCCAAAAGGCGATTCCGTGCTGCCAGATGTGGTCCAACCCTTACTGTACATGTAGTGGGTCGGATTTGAAACATCTCCTTTAAATGAATTATGCGTGTGCACTTGTGACTATTGTTATCATAAGttacatatttagttatattttttcatattgccACGGTACGGATCCTTgtggtgaaataaaataagaagtaaaataatttcttatattGACACAGGACATGTTTCGATGCCACTGATTTGTTGACGTATTGCTTAGCGTACATTCGTACGCGGTATCTGTGAATTGAATTCCATCTTTAACGCGTACATAGTTATGTAATATACAGCAAGCCATTACAATCTTATCACAAAATTCTACGTTAACATCGATAGGTCTGTGTAGAATTCTCCATTTATTACACAGTATTCCAAAAGTGCATTCCACCATTCGACGTGCTCGTGTATGTCTATAGTTAAAGATTCTTTTAGCAACTGTAAGTCCTCTCTTGGAAAACGGTCGTAAGATATTTTTCGACAAACCAAAGGCTTCATCACCTACAATGCAAAAAGGcattatttttccattttcatCATTAGGCAGACTTCGTCCAATcggaatatttaataaattcccTTGAAGCCTTCTGCCAgtattcgatttttttaaaatcgtcGAGTCGCTTGCGCTTCCTTGTGATCCGACGTCAATGTAGATGAATTTATAATCTGCGTCTACCCATGCCATCAAAACcatagagaaatattttttataattaaaataatcagaTCCACCGTACTTTGGATTCGTTATTCTAACATGTTTACCATCGACGGCGCCGATAATATTAGGAAAGTTAGTACGCTCGTAAAACTGATCAGCAATTTTATACCAGTCTTCTTCATTTTTTTCTGCCATGTACAGAGGTTGCAATGCTTCCCATATAGATTGGCACGTTGAATTTACAATATTACGAAGTGTTGTGGCTCCAATTAGGTATTCAAAAGATAATGCATTGAAACTTGCACCACTTGCTAAATACCtgtaaatataagaataatattttttacagttaaaGTGATACAACGTCGTTGGAAAAATTTAAGAGCTTGTTTTTCGAGGGAGCTTCGTTGCCAAAAAGACGTAAAATCAGGGCAAGCTGCACCTAAACGAAAACGATACGTGTACTTTGATAAGCTACTGTTTTTGGTACCTTCTATGGAGGCAGGGAGAGAAACCTCAAGTAATGTGCCATCGCTTGACGAAGAAACAATTAGTGAGAACGATTCTTCTACACCAGGAATAACACAACCAACACgagaaaagaagaagaataaaagttACGAAGAATCTTTATTAGAAATATTAAGAGACAAAACAAACCACCAAAACATCCAGACACTACCAGACCCAGATAATTATTTCGCATTATCTTTGGTTCCATTATTAAAGTCTATTCCACCAGGCCAGAAAATTGATGCACAGATTGCGATTTTAAACACCCTGAAATATTATACCCAATCTTCTAATAGCTTTACTAATTACAATTCTACAGCTGCAACATATATTCTTCCTCAACCACAACAACCTCGAATAATTTCGCAACAGCTTATATCCCCAGCCCAACCAGCACCACCTCGTATACTTCTTCAGCCAATAATATCTACAACCCAACCACAATCtcaaccaccaccaccaccacctagCGTACTTTCACAACAATGTTTTAATCCCTCTGCACCCTCTACATCTACTCAATCTTTTTATGATATTTCTCCTCCGCGGTCGAACGAAACTGTGCAATCATATGTGTCAAATTACTCTTTAGATGATTGTGATATTGCAAATTTGTATGCCTCcgaataaagattttttgtttaaataaataattgatgtaGTTTTTGTTACTTACCTCAAAGTTACCGTTAACCTTTCTTCTGCTGGAATAGCTTTCCGAAATCTTGTATCTTGATGTGTAATCACAGGACCTACCAAAGCCAGCAACTCATCGAAAGAGTTTATAGACatacgaaaataattaaaaaactttggTGGGTATTGACGCAATTCAGAATATATAGTGTAGAATTTTCCTTTGAATAATCTTTCCGTGTATAAAGGGTGCACCCAGTAGCGTTTTTTCCGTTTCATTTTTCTTCTATGTATTTCAAGAGCGCAAATCACGGCAACCTCGTTGAAGTCCATAGCAGaaatgaacgcgatttgtcacccaagaacagTTTCAGTGAGCGCATCGTGGGTGACAGCAGGTGACAGTAACAATAAGTCACGGTGACAAAAAGTTGCAGTCAGCGGCGGGCCTAAGATTACCCGcagactacagactaaacaTTCGGCCGACCGTTGGcccacttttctaagtttttaagtactgtctaaatatatcttggacaccaatgactgtgtttcggatggcacgttaaactgtccCGGTCCcgggtcccggttgtcatttaacatctttggcagtcgttacgtgtagtcagaagccaggaagtctgacaaccagtctgattgaggggtattgagttgcccaggtaactggattgtccaggtcagataggcagtccctccttgtaaaatattggtactcagcAGCATCTAGTTGACACTGGAAACTGACCtcaacagttgggaaaaggctcgggagatgatggtgATACTGGCTTTCATTGGGCATTTTCTTGCTTATCAAGCGTGCGATAaaactgtcggtcgactaaaaAGTCTGCAGTCTACAGGACTACTGTAATGGAGATTACATCTGAGATACGTTTATAACGAATGCTTTGTTAACTTGTCGCGAGATAACTTGTTATTGTAAGTGATGACTTGATTATAGTTACTGATGACTGCGTTGTGGTAATTGCTTAGTTTATGTAATTGATTTTGTTGGGAAGGTGTTTAAATGAGGTTCTACTGGGCTATTTAGGATGCGATTTAGCTTAAGAGCGATGTAAAAACCCACTGGTATACTAAATTAGATTTTACTTGTTCGTGTTGTTGTGTTATCAAGTTTTAATATATGCCATCTCAGGGCGTTGTCTTAGATACTCATTTGGTCAATCCCTCACCGATCAAGGTATTTGTACAACCAACTActataatattcaattatgcACGCCATGGAAACATTATCCTTCTCACATGCCTAGTTCCTATATACAATTTCAACGCAGCGTTGCACCAGATGCAACACAAGTAATCCTCGGCAAGATGCCGTAATGCGCTTACCAGtaaaatatataactatatatcaTTAGAAGCATTTACGTCCTCACGTGTTAAGGAGCGGAGGGGGGATGATACTAGGAATAATGAACAAGTTGCATGCAGACTCGATTGGATTAGcttcgattttgtttgttttgtactgttatttttaatttaaaaaagtattgaatAAATTGACATGGAAAAGAATGATCCTTGACGTACTGAATACAATGCAGACTAGCAACGCTTccacactagtggattttttGACATTCTGAGTAGAGAGCATCAGTCGAACGGTTCCAGTTCGtattttttagaaaaattacaatattacattcaaaaataatgtttttttagctTGTATACAATGTACTTTAACAAGTAAAATACATCCGTATTAACTGGGAATGTACTGGGAACTGTTGTCCAGTATTGCAGGTAAGAACTGAGCGCTGCAGATTAATTCCCGCTGCAGCGAGCGATAGCTGTCTTCGCTTCAACGCGCACACGACTACGACAACGAAATTCTTATGTGCAAGTTATAAGCTTATAGCGTGAATATATACCAGTAGTAATCGTCAACTTCTAGACTTTGGGCTGTTTTGTCAAAGTTTCTAAAATCTACGATAAGATTTTATCCCGATTCGGAATTGAACCGAAAAGAGAAAGAGGTCTAGCCTCTAGCACATTCACGATATGCGACAAGACCAAGATCAGTGCCTGTGCCTTGCGCATCTAGTTGATCTCCTTATAGGAAaatagccgccgtggccgacacTCGGttaggacgccattattattaaactACTTGACAAGCAAGCTTATGTAAGAATGTACGTGTTGTACTTTTCATCCAGGGTAACagataaatattagttttttacAGAGATACCTTTACCATATTAAATGCTCTTACAACTTGTACCCCAGCAAATCTGAAATGAATTTATCCAGCGCTCGCGCAGCGCAACTAAATCGATTACGTCGGCGAGTGTTTGTCCAGTAATGGAGCTATTCGTGACGCTGCAGCGATTCGTCTTTGTCTCACTGCCTTGttgccaaataaaataatactaactTGTGTGCCTTTTGTTGTTCTTGGTTCTCTTGAGTGTTGATTCAAGGGATTGTTTCTTGGTTTAAAAGATATAAGAGGATACATTTTTATAGATTTCATATTGTTTTTCGTTGagacaaaaaaatgttcattCAATCAATTTACTGATCGATTTTTTGATATAACGGATGATACTAAgattaataaaatacacaaaaagcATAAGTAGGTTTTTGGGAAATCTCGATAGTTGCTCCAGAATAGAACTAGAATACGTCTAGATTCTAAGAATGGAGTATGGCTTCATTTTTGCATGTAGTgtgtaaaaaaaacagaacaTCTCACCCCAGACGACCCTTAAGCCTTTTCCCGTTACCGTCACTATCATCCAGCTATAACCAACGCTATCTACTCCAACTTTATAATACTGAACCTTATGTCTTGTGTGCACAGTCGAAAATCGGATGCAGTGAAgcacaaaaataaattggtcATGCTGACCGCACGAACCGACATAGCCGTGCTTCTTTCTCCGTCCTTAGTGCTTTGTAATAAAGTTGAAATCTATGTTTTGCAGGTGTAAGTGAGTTTGGAAGTATTTGGCGTGACGCCAGGGCGTCAATAGAGCGTAGTGGCAGGAGTGACGTCTGGTGGCCGTAACAGTGTGTTTACACCGCAGTTACCGCCGTTTGCTGGTATAATGTGCTCTTGAAGCCATCGCTTCGGCTTAAACCTTTAACTGAGCTGATCTTGACACATATTTGCCGATATGAGAGAAACATTTGGTGTTGGGTTGAGCAAATAGCCCATTTTTTCTCTAGTGCTCTATATACTTACAaaacttacttacttttttagtaattttcattttttttctgaaacagCAAATGATATAACATTCAAAGTATTATAAACTGGTTTCTCAATCGTCCTGAGCGGTTCACTCTCATTACCCGAGTAATCTACATCTATGTCCAGAGTAGTATCCATcgcactaacgtagatttgagcaatttagctggccaaaagtttttttttttttttaataaaggttatcatcaaattgtgggtaaaatggaaagaggaataccccagcaataagaatttaccacatctacctaccaaacatgcgatatgcgcttgcaccaggagttagaacttgaccttagtgcaaattttacgttacacgtttttagagatctcggtagacggtattaaagaaaaattatttttgtgctatctaattgatattaagcaactattatgatggattcgagttgtgtaggtaacagttattatattttaatatattttgagtgtgatcacttaattttttatagtattatttcaattttaaaagagggtgtgtaagcaaaatatttttttagtaattttcttgtttaaacacaattttgttatattatcgcgttcgaccgcgtaacattttttttagttttagatatttgacatattaaactagcttacgacatattatttggctgcggatagctgcggatgtccgacttacaggctttttaagatttgaagctcatacaaaaataaaatacttttttctttaaaatgtcacaaagtgcatttttttttgttttgggtacctctggcgtaaaaatagtgaccctacgttatatttacaataaaatacaatagcaagatctgactaatttggaagaaaaactaaattacctaggaaactaacttttgacctattagggtgacacacctgataatataagcagttttaaacaaagatttgcatattttaaaatagctacgaaagtaagaaactgaaactgtaaaaaaaatccttaaaactaatgagaattggttaagcagaacatttgaacgcccgacaagtgttggaaatcgaccggggcggccatctaaatcacttaaagattgtagtgagaggactaaacgaaggaaaactaaagaaatacgaaactgaagaaatgtgatcaacaaaaaaaaacatcaaagcaagattattttgccctgaaacaataaaatatgctactaccagctgaatcaaacacagagtctgatatatcagaggcagaaagtgaggaataaaaaaaatattaattatttttttactacactacatattattttgaaatagatataataaaaaatatcataactacttttaaaatgaaaatatattatactctacattaaaaaaaaaaatatttacggtttttttcaataaaacatgcttattatcaaaatacaatgcttaaataaaataaataataaaataatgataaaataaagatagaaaaaacgaaatacattgtaaaatatttttggccgcctaaattggtcaaatctacgtatgtgcATCGAATACCAAATTTGATCTTAATCGGTTCAGCAATATTGACGTGATTGTCTAAAACACAGGCAGAGGTACTTTTACATTTAAACAGGTATTACCTCGGGCATATTTCCTTTAAGACAGAGTTGATTTGTCTGTTTCACAGTCAGAAAACCGCAGCTCAAGAATGATCTGAGTATTACTTGACGAAACGAGAGCTCTTCGAACAGAGAACTCAGTTTCCTGCTAAAACAACTGATCCAATTTGAAACTAAATTAAGATATCTTGCAGTTGGTCCGTTTATTGCGAATAGTTTATCTTCGTCGACTGGTGATCGATTGCAGCTGTCGCCATCGCCTGCATTTTGGATTCATGTTTATCTTTGCTCCGATTGGAAGATTTTAATGGTGCTAGAATATCTTTAGAAATTATTCTTGCTCAGTTAATAAGccaattaaaaagtaatacaGGTGACCGTGAACGTTGGACGTAATAGATGGcgaaaattacaaataatttggGAATAGACGGAAGGAAGAAGACTAACGAATATTTAGGTATTGTATGAAGAAGAAGTGTTGTGGTGGGCCATGAAAGAGAAAGGGGTGCCTGGGAAGTATGTGGAGTTAGTTCGTGCGATGTACAGGCAGTCCTGTACGTATATCCGATCGTCGGCCGGCAATACTGACCAGTTCAGTGTGGCTGTGGGCCTGCACCAAGGGTCGGCTCtaagtccttacctcttcctgcttattatggacgccttgacggcggatatacaggaggaggcaccctggtgcatgctgtttgccgacgacatcgtcctggttagcgaagacggacctgagatccagagcagattggggagttggcaacagagactggagaatgttggcttaaaaatcagcagaaccaagaccgaatacatgttctgcgatttcggcggtctctccattcctgaagccatagcgctggataacgcacttcttccagtctgctccgatttccggtatctcggttcgcttattcagggcgatggcgaaatagatcggacagtaacgcacagaattaacgcaggatggatgaaatggcggcaggtaacgggaacaacttgtgaccctcgtatgAAAATTTACctgaaaatttacaagagtatggtcaggcctgctgtcttgtatggatcagagtgctggcccacaaaagcgacaaATGAAAGACAATtacatgcggcagagatgagaatgttaagagatatgtgtggagttacgcgaatggatagagtgaggaacgagtatataagaggaagtatgaaagtagcgccggtatcagaaaaactgcgtggaaaccggctgtcgtggtatgggcatgtgatgcggaggaatgagagtcatgttgtgaggaaggtaatgagtatgaacgtggacggatatagtggaagaggaagaccaaagaaacgatggatggattgtgtgaaagtagacatggtaagaaagaatgttacttgtgagatgacggcagatagaagagtatggaagaagaaaacatgcttcgccgaccccaaataaaattgggataagggcaggaggatgatgatgtatgaaGAAGCATCATCATTTGAAAAATCTTCCCAGTTACCAGCAATGTAAAGAGGTACAACTAACAGCTATTAACAGAAACAACTTCATTTAAAAATGTAGGCGTATCGGAATTGTTCGCGGGCGATACGTTGCGAATTCATAGGCTCTCATTGTGCAGCACTCGTAAACCTGCTTTACTGCCTACCCCCGATACCTTCACGCTCTGTAATAGCTTGTATTAGTGTGGGCTACACACTGGGGAATCGAACATTGTAGTTTACTTTTACCCGACTGTTGAAGAAAAGTAGTGAGGAAGAATGAGAGAAAGGGTTAAGGTTTTTGGATCTCACTGGTTAAAATATAAAGGTGATGGTTAACTAAAaagctattgttttttttttcggtaaaTATAACTAACATGAGGTGGCTGGTAAGTTATAAGTACTTTTTGTACCTAACGTGATGAAACAGAAGCTTTTAACCTTCGTTATTTCTATGAATTTGCCAGCTTAACTTCTGAGTTGCATATGAGGATAAGTTTCACAGTAGGAAGACTAACAAAAATAGTCAGTTTTTCTCTAAGCACATGCCTCAGTATGCCACAATCTATAAGCAGTAGTTACAGACGCGGTTTACGCCTTCCTCTAAATATTGAATCGAAATGaagtgataaaaaattgtagcCTCGCGATTGGGATGCTGGGCCCGCGGGCTAAGTAGCTAACATCACTTAATTATGTAATAGTTTTGTTGTTACACTTAATTGGTGTTCGCAAGTTAGTCTGTAAACAACTCTAACTAGTTATCTAAACTATCGAGATAGTGAAAGGTAGTTGGCGGTCACGTTCGTTTTCTCTAAAAGGAGTTACGTACGCAAGTTTGGAACTGCTACTAAATTGTACAGTTTACTGAGACTCGGTTACATAAATGTGTTTAGCTATCATTACACCTACTGTGTACAGATACATGATAATGTTTGTACACAGAAGTACGTCTAAGATAAAAgtgcataaaatattacatgaaTCTGGTTGGATTTCGTATTTTTGTATTATGAGCTATTAATATAAAGACCTTTGTCTTTAAGGACACTATGACAAAATGTCTATGCCTATAAGTATGTGTTAACTATGTGTGTTATTCACCTCCATATTTTaaccatccatcctccgagccttttttcccaactatgttggggtgggcTAGTCCAGTCCAGCTCCAATTAACAATgaacttatttatatacttacacTACAAAAATACACCTAGGTGAATGTAAAATAGAGCTACAAGAAAACTGAACAACAAACTCGGAGTATCAAGACTTGCTTTCCTTACATTTGTACATACGGACAGTGTTATTTAGTTATCGTATCGAGAGACTGCCAACGGAGCAACGAGGCGATTGTTCGATTTCTATCGACAAATACTACTACACCTATTTCTGAACCTTATTTCAAAATaccttttctattttaaaatactagACTACGGAATCAATCGATATTAATTCTAGGTTATGACGAGTCTGTCTGCCAATAAATTCGTGTTAATAACTGTCTAGTCTGAaactaattgaattaaaatatctTCCCTCTATTTTAGTACCTTACCTGATACTATgaaatcaatgaaaataaacCAATCGTTTTTATAGTAAGAAAATACATTCATTTATATTAAGTTTCTCAAGCTCCACTTAACTAAATAACATTGAATAAATACTAGGCTGTCATGAATTCAAGCAGCACTTTCGAGTCATTCAATTCCGCTACATTCGTGCTTGCAAATGAAATTCGTACGGTATAACGTCATTTTATATTCGTAATGTTATGTTAGGTGGTACATTTTAACTAAATCGCGCAGCTTTACTTCGGGAACATACAATGTAGTTCTGAAGCGCTTTTACGCTGAAAAACAATTTTcgctttatatttttgtgttcagCTTAGAATGTAGCGGCCATGACAGTTTGTTGCAATTAATTTTCGGGTTCCGTTTTGAATGGCTCGTTTActtgtattatttaaaacagtttgtttgcaggtacttttttgggtagAAGTTTGACattgtaggtaatataaaatagACCTTGTTTTTTCAAGTAGTGTAaccagtttaaaaataatgttttccttcataTAACCTTGAGAGTTCTAGCTCtttaatttttctttgaaatatctTAGAGCTAATTTAGACAATATCAACGTGGTAAtcaatttaaattcataattCACTGTATTCACAATGTATTCAATGCATGCATTCAAATAAccaatacataggtacatggcACAATCATCCATATTGTCATGTACCACTACTATTTACACCATTCATCATCTTCAGCAAAGGCAAGCTAAAACACCAGCAGTTTACTCCCTCCCAGCACTCAATAAATAGCGCCGAAACTCGAGCGATGATTTATATCATCTGCTCGCTGAGTTATAACATCGCATAGCATCAACTTTCTTCGTTACTCGGCGGCAAATTTGTTCCTACTAACGAGTTTGtgtcactttcttttgctaAAGTAGGTTACGCGAATACGAACGTAGATATGGAATTTTACGTGTGATGCTGTGGGCGAGATAAGTTGTAATTAGTGTCAAGGTGCTAACTTGTTTGCTTGGGACTTGCTTCAGATATTCTGAAAGCTTATTTCATGCTCTCTTCTAGagtaatgttaataatattttctctggGATTTCTGGGAAAGGCACCTATCTTTTGAAAAGTAAAGTATGAAGCCAATAGAAACTTTCACTACTCCCACTGTTAAGTCTATAATGTACCAATGAGTATTTGAAGTCCCCATACATGAAATAATTTCCATAGGACGAGGGTGGAAACACCAACAAAAGTTATAGCAATCTGATATTTTCCCAACTTcaaaaaacttatatttttggtccgcaacaaacaaacaatattgcACGCCCCAAAAGCAACTAAAATACATCTCGAGTCCGTTTTCATTAATCATGATAAATCCTTGGTACATAAAATCCAGATAGTGTTGTCAGTATTTATGGTAATAGCGGGGCTTCTGCCCACCCCGGGCGATAAAGCAGCGTGAAGAGTAGCCGGGCCGGGGTTACGTGGTACAGCCCTTACAATGCGCTGCTAGCTGAGTAATGTGGAAAGGTCGCTCTAGAAATTAGTGGGAGATGTTCTTGTAAATACATTGGGGTGtgattgaaaattttattgaattttggtGATGTTATTTAATGGTAGATTTTCTAGTACAACATCAACCTCAAAAAGTtagtttattacaaaaaatattctggGTTATGATAAAACCTTTGCAGTAGCTACATAACGCGTTTCTTTCACATAGTCGTCAATAATACGGGAAACGTGTCACAAGGTTTATTACAGTTTTTACATCGACACCACTTCGGCCAgccgtaaaatatttatattttatgctcactaataaaatatttacgctaGCTTTCCGAGATCGAACCTACCTGACGAATAAACAGAAATATCTCTTTTCTAATTCAACATTCCCTTTTATGTCAGAATTTTGTTGGAACCGAATAAAATTGTGTAAAGGTTACAATTTCATGGCGTTCTGTCTGTTTACGGAGaatcataaatttttatttaagagCTTTTTATACATTCTGTAGGTATACGTGAACGACTCTTTGGTTTTTGAagtgtgataaaaaaatattgttttgctgTTATTTTTTAGTATAATGTGGGAATTTGCAAAAGTGTTGGGTGGTACGTTGTGTTTCACActttatttctaacaaaaaatctttgatgtttttataacaagctCCAATATTTTAGCTAGAAATTTTTTAGGCTCCAATTTTcacagtaaaatattaaaattgaccGACCGAAAATTAATGAACGTGAAATACAAACCGTTAGCAAACCGGGCCGGAACATGATTACCTGTTACTAAGAAAACCGTTCTGAACTTCCTCATAAACAGGAAAACTCGCGAGGAAGTTTAGACATTGTTTCCTAAGTTCTATTACTTTTAtaattagttttgtataaaactGTAGGTATGCTATGGCCTGTAAATCActgaaaaactaaaatattagtttCAGTTCTACTGTACAAGTTTAAAGACGCTGCAAACTTTGTGAAATGCTGTCATAACTTATAAAAGTCTGCGATGCGATGGAAGTTCGGAAAAATCTGTATCGGGCGTCGATTTAATAAATATCTCCTCTCTGTGAAATATTTAACGCAGTAAAAATGTCCTAGACTGGTGGAAGTAAagagtttattatatttgtaggaAATGTTTTGTCTCCTATTGTTAC contains:
- the LOC124631989 gene encoding protein ALP1-like, giving the protein MDFNEVAVICALEIHRRKMKRKKRYWVHPLYTERLFKGKFYTIYSELRQYPPKFFNYFRMSINSFDELLALVGPVITHQDTRFRKAIPAEERLTVTLRYLASGASFNALSFEYLIGATTLRNIVNSTCQSIWEALQPLYMAEKNEEDWYKIADQFYERTNFPNIIGAVDGKHVRITNPKYGGSDYFNYKKYFSMVLMAWVDADYKFIYIDVGSQGSASDSTILKKSNTGRRLQGNLLNIPIGRSLPNDENGKIMPFCIVGDEAFGLSKNILRPFSKRGLTVAKRIFNYRHTRARRMVECTFGILCNKWRILHRPIDVNVEFCDKIVMACCILHNYVRVKDGIQFTDTAYECTLSNTSTNQWHRNMSCVNIRNYFTSYFISPQGSVPWQYEKI
- the LOC124631990 gene encoding uncharacterized protein LOC124631990: MSSSLQEEEIDNELLIEEIEKRPALYTKNLKQYSDQILKRRLWDEIVLHLFPTRSLSQEQKENAVKVIQRRWKNLRACFSRELRCQKDVKSGQAAPKRKRYVYFDKLLFLVPSMEAGRETSSNVPSLDEETISENDSSTPGITQPTREKKKNKSYEESLLEILRDKTNHQNIQTLPDPDNYFALSLVPLLKSIPPGQKIDAQIAILNTLKYYTQSSNSFTNYNSTAATYILPQPQQPRIISQQLISPAQPAPPRILLQPIISTTQPQSQPPPPPPSVLSQQCFNPSAPSTSTQSFYDISPPRSNETVQSYVSNYSLDDCDIANLYASE